CATTACCTTCTGGGTGGAATTGCCACAACATGGGCGTTCTTCTTAGCAAGAATTATTGCAGTAGGATAATGGCTAGGAGGATTTGAAAAGCATTATGGCATTAAGATTTCCAAGGTTTAGCCAAGGCTTAGCTCAGGACCCCACTACTCGTCGTATTTGGTTTGGTATTGCTACCGCGCATGACTTCGAGAGTCATGATGATATTACTGAGGAACGTCTTTATCAGAATATTTTTGCTTCTCACTTCGGGCAATTAGCAATAATTTTTCTGTGGACTTCCGGAAATCTCTTTCATGTAGCTTGGCAAGGAAATTTTGAGTCATGGGTACAGGACCCTTTACATGTAAGACCTATTGCTCATGCAATTTGGGATCCTCATTTTGGTCAACCGGCTGTAGAAGCTTTTACTCGAGGGGGTGCTCTTGGGCCAGTGAATATCGCCTATTCTGGTGTTTATCAGTGGTGGTATACAATCGGTTTACGAACTAATGAAGATCTTTATACTGGAGCTCTTTTTCTATTATTCATTTCTGCCATATCTTTAATAGCGGGTTGGTTACACTTACAACCGAAATGGAAACCAAGTGTTTCGTGGTTCAAAAATGCGGAATCTCGTCTCAATCATCATTTATCAGGACTCTTCGGCGTAAGTTCCTTGGCTTGGACAGGGCATTTAGTCCATGTCGCTATTCCTGCATCCAGAGGGGAATCCGTTCGATGGAATAATTTCTTAGATGTATTACCACATCCCCAAGGATTAGGCCCACTTTTTACAGGTCAGTGGAATCTTTATGCTCAAAATCCCGATTCAAGTAGTCATTTATTTGGTACCTCTCAAGGAGCAGGAACTGCCATTTTAACCCTTCTCGGGGGATTCCATCCACAAACCCAAAGTTTATGGTTGACTGATATGGCTCATCATCATTTAGCTATTGCATTTATTTTTCTCATTGCTGGGCATATGTATAGAACTAATTTTGGGATTGGGCACAGTATGAAAGATCTTTTAGATGCACATATCCCTCCGGGAGGGCGATTGGGGCGTGGGCATAAGGGCCTTTATGACACAATTAATAATTCGATTCATTTTCAATTAGGCCTTGCTCTAGCTTCTTTAGGGGTTATTACTTCTTTAGTAGCTCAACACATGTACTCTTTACCTGCTTATGCATTTATAGCACAAGACTTTACTACTCAAGCTGCGTTATATACTCATCACCAATACATCGCAGGATTCATCATGACAGGAGCTTTTGCTCATGGagctatattttttattagggaTTACAATCCGGAACAGAATGAGGATAATGTATTGGCAAGAATGTTAGAACATAAAGAAGCTATCATATCTCATTTAAGTTGGGCCAGCCTCTTTTTGGGTTTTCATACCTTGGGACTTTATGTTCATAATGATGTCATGCTTGCCTTTGGTACTCCGGAGAAGCAAATCTTAATCGAACCTATATTTGCTCAATGGATACAATCTGCTCATGGTAAAACTTCATATGGGTTCGATATACTTTTATCTTCAACAAATGGCCCGGCATTCAATGCGGGTCGAAGCATATGGTTGCCGGGTTGGTTAAATGCTATTAATGAGAATAGTAATTCACTATTCTTAACAATAGGTCCTGGAGACTTTTTGGTTCATCATGCTATTGCTCTGGGTTTACATACAACTACGTTGATCTTAGTAAAAGGTGCGTTAGATGCGCGTGGTTCCAAATTAATGCCAGATAAAAAGGATTTCGGTTATAGTTTTCCGTGCGATGGGCCAGGACGAGGCGGTACTTGTGATATTTCGGCTTGGGACGCATTTTATTTGGCAGTTTTTTGGATGTTAAATACCATTGGATGGGTTACTTTTTATTGGCATTGGAAGCACATTACATTATGGCAGGGTAATGTTTCACAGTTTAATGAATCTTCCACTTATTTGATGGGCTGGTTAAGAGATTATTTATGGTTAAACTCTTCACAACTTATTAATGGATATAATCCTTTTGGTATGAATAGTTTATCAGTCTGGGCATGGATGTTTTTATTTGGACATCTTGTTTGGGCTACTggatttatgtttttaatttccTGGCGAGGTTATTGGCAGGAATTGATTGAAACTTTAGCATGGGCTCATGAACGCACACCTTTGGCTAATTTGATTCGTTGGAGAGATAAACCGGTGGCACTTTCCATTGTACAAGCAAGATTGGTTGGATTAGCCCACTTTTCTGTAggttatatatttacttatgcAGCTTTCTTGATTGCCTCTACATCAGGTAAatttggttaattttttttattgaatgtTTTGTATCCGCGATAATCTCATTTCTTTCGATGAAGAAGAGATCCACCTTTTATCTTCTATTTCTACATCTAGGATCCGACTTGTATCATGGATACTAATAGGAACTTAACGAGTATGGCAAAAAAAGTTTGATTCAGAGGGAAAAGAAGAGGCAAAAATTGGAACAGAAATATCATTTGATTCGTCGATCCTCAAAAAAAGAAATCAGCAAAGTTCGAGCGTTGAGTGACAAATGGGAAATTTATGGAAAGTTACAATCCCCACCGCGGATAGTGCACCTACACGCTTCATCGACGTTTTTTTCAACAGGAAGGCCAAGAGCTAACTATCGAGACTTTGGACTACCGGACACAACTTCGTGAAATGCTCAGTGAGTGTACTCTTCCGAGCAAATTTTGGGCTGAAGTAGTGGGAACTTCTTGCCATACTCAAATAGGTGTcttattgtcaaaagacatgataagactgcctatgaagttcTTAAGGGCAAGAACTCCAAATTGGATACTTCCATATCTTTGGTTGCCCTGTTTTCATCTtaaataataaggatcatttggGTAAGTTTGATCCCAAAGCTGATGATGGATATTTTCTTGGATATTCCTCCATCAGCAAGGCATTAGAGTATTAAACACTCGAACTCAAGAGTAGAAgatcaattcatgttaccttgaTGAGAGTAATTCAGCATTAAGTGATATCTCCACTTCCTCATTTGCTGAAGCAACTCTAAATGATCTGGCTGATCCTGTGGAAGTATCAGCGATCCATCCAGATGTCTCTACGACTCCTGTCGCTGATATTTCTACTCCATCAGCATCTGATGAGTATGTGGTTGCACACA
This window of the Erigeron canadensis isolate Cc75 unplaced genomic scaffold, C_canadensis_v1 Conyza_canadensis_unscaffolded:231, whole genome shotgun sequence genome carries:
- the LOC122584371 gene encoding photosystem I P700 chlorophyll a apoprotein A2, with translation MALRFPRFSQGLAQDPTTRRIWFGIATAHDFESHDDITEERLYQNIFASHFGQLAIIFLWTSGNLFHVAWQGNFESWVQDPLHVRPIAHAIWDPHFGQPAVEAFTRGGALGPVNIAYSGVYQWWYTIGLRTNEDLYTGALFLLFISAISLIAGWLHLQPKWKPSVSWFKNAESRLNHHLSGLFGVSSLAWTGHLVHVAIPASRGESVRWNNFLDVLPHPQGLGPLFTGQWNLYAQNPDSSSHLFGTSQGAGTAILTLLGGFHPQTQSLWLTDMAHHHLAIAFIFLIAGHMYRTNFGIGHSMKDLLDAHIPPGGRLGRGHKGLYDTINNSIHFQLGLALASLGVITSLVAQHMYSLPAYAFIAQDFTTQAALYTHHQYIAGFIMTGAFAHGAIFFIRDYNPEQNEDNVLARMLEHKEAIISHLSWASLFLGFHTLGLYVHNDVMLAFGTPEKQILIEPIFAQWIQSAHGKTSYGFDILLSSTNGPAFNAGRSIWLPGWLNAINENSNSLFLTIGPGDFLVHHAIALGLHTTTLILVKGALDARGSKLMPDKKDFGYSFPCDGPGRGGTCDISAWDAFYLAVFWMLNTIGWVTFYWHWKHITLWQGNVSQFNESSTYLMGWLRDYLWLNSSQLINGYNPFGMNSLSVWAWMFLFGHLVWATGFMFLISWRGYWQELIETLAWAHERTPLANLIRWRDKPVALSIVQARLVGLAHFSVGYIFTYAAFLIASTSGKFG